A genomic region of Papaver somniferum cultivar HN1 chromosome 7, ASM357369v1, whole genome shotgun sequence contains the following coding sequences:
- the LOC113300514 gene encoding O-acyltransferase WSD1-like, protein MNFLEGLSLRDIKPLKAIVTKSSSSILKKGSDDNGGTREEEKEEEEEEELLDPSARLFHEPKFNLYIIAMLGCKTKINPNIIKDGLLTTVLKHPRFCSLQVEVGGKGGEMKWVPTEVNIENHVIVPEINPAMMDDISPDRFIEDYISELSKTTIDMSKPLWEIHILNVKTTEAEAIGVFKVHHSIGDGTSLVSLLLACTRQTADPNALPTVPITKKRPVRSSKNSEGVWWMFAELWGFLAMVRNSLVDIFMFFATFIFLKDTETPLKGAPGVEYGSKRFVHRTLSLDDIKLVKNVMNMTINDVLLGVTTAGLSNYLNRRYGLVKKNDQGATEKRNNLPKDIRLRSTLLVNMRPSSGIQVLSDMMEEKAEARWGNWIGYILNPFTISLRDDPLDYVREAKTAIDRKKNSGEALYTYLIGELVPKLFGYKASAALSHRVLSNTTMSCSNLIGPLEEIGFYGHPMAYLAPTFYGHPQALTINYQSYVNKMIIILAVDERTIPDPHKLCDDLEESLKLIKDAILAKHEHAH, encoded by the exons AtgaattttttggaaggattgagTTTGAGAGACATCAAGCCTTTGAAAGCTATTGTAACAAAAAGTAGCAGTAGTATTTTAAAGAAAGGAAGTGATGATAATGGTGgaacaagggaagaagaaaaagaagaagaagaagaagaggagttaTTAGATCCATCAGCTCGTTTATTTCATGAACCAAAGTTTAACTTATACATAATTGCAATGCTGGGCTGTAAAACTAAGATTAATCCGAACATCATTAAAGATGGTTTACTTACCACTGTACTTAAACATCCACGCTTCTGCAGTTTGCAG GTAGAGGTTGGAGGAAAAGGAGGGGAGATGAAATGGGTACCAACAGAGGTGAATATAGAAAACCATGTTATAGTACCAGAAATTAATCCTGCTATGATGGATGATATATCACCGGATAGATTCATTGAAGATTACATATCAGAACTAAGCAAAACCACAATTGATATGTCAAAACCACTCTGGGAAATTCATATTCTCAATGTCAAAACGACTGAAGCCGAAGCTATAGGAGTATTTAAAGTCCACCATTCCATTGGTGACGGTACTTCACTTGTATCTCTTCTCCTTGCTTGTACTCGGCAAACCGCTGATCCAAATGCATTACCAACAGTTCCTATAACTAAAAAAAGACCTGTCCGCAGCTCAAAGAATTCGGAAGGGGTTTGGTGGATGTTCGCGGAACTTTGGGGTTTTTTGGCAATGGTTAGGAATAGTTTGGTggatatttttatgttttttgcaACTTTCATTTTCTTAAAAGATACTGAGACACCTCTCAAAGGTGCCCCTGGAGTTGAATATGGGTCAAAAAGGTTTGTACACCGGACTCTTAGCCTTGATGATATCAAATTGGTGAAGAATGTAATGAATATG acTATCAATGATGTTCTTTTAGGTGTTACAACTGCTGGTCTCTCAAATTATCTGAATAGGAGATACG GTCTGGTTAAGAAAAATGATCAAGGAGCAACAGAGAAGAGAAATAATCTTCCAAAAGATATACGCCTCAGGTCTACTCTTCTCGTAAACATGAGACCTTCAAGTGGAATTCAG GTACTATCGGACATGATGGAAGAGAAAGCAGAAGCCAGATGGGGTAATTGGATTGGATATATTTTAAATCCTTTCACTATTTCCTTAAGAGATGATCCATTAGATTACGTTCGAGAAGCAAAAACTGCCATTGATCGTAAAAAGAATTCCGGTGAAGCTCTTTACACATATCTTATCGGTGAACTAGTGCCCAAGTTGTTTGGCTATAAG GCATCAGCTGCTTTATCTCACAGAGTTCTCTCTAACACAACCATGTCGTGCTCGAACCTTATTGGACCTTTGGAAGAAATTGGGTTTTATGGACATCCTATGGCTTACCTCGCTCCAACTTTTTATGGGCATCCACAG GCTCTCACCATTAATTACCAAAGTTATGTAAATAAGATGATCATAATTCTCGCAGTTGACGAAAGAACAATTCCTGATCCTCATAAACTTtgtgatgatttagaagaatctCTAAAACTCATTAAGGATGCTATTTTGGCTAAACATGAACACGCACACTGA